One window of Nicotiana tomentosiformis chromosome 11, ASM39032v3, whole genome shotgun sequence genomic DNA carries:
- the LOC138902120 gene encoding uncharacterized protein encodes MKEKSSAQAKEIEELEVRLASELAKAKSEAKKAKAEADAIVAVYQADAKAAQIQAREAAETAQTRAHWIAELAKCQSQGETLEEIHARGFDLTDEITKASEYEADVGALASFDDDGSKSGSDNGEDLDGGEVSPEEN; translated from the coding sequence atgaaggagaagagctcggctcAGGCAAAggaaatagaggagctcgaggttcggttggcttccgaacttgcaaaggccaaatctgaagccaaaaaggcaaaggccgaggcagatgcgatcgtggccgtctatcaGGCCGATGCTAAAGCCGCTCAAATCCAAGCGAGAGAGGCtgccgagaccgctcaaactcgagcacattggattgctgaactcgccaaatgccaatcccagggggaaaccctcgaggagatccacgctcgaggtttcgatcttaccgatgAGATAACAAAGGCTAGTGAATATGAAGCTGATGTTGGAGCGTTGGCCTCTTTcgatgatgatggcagcaagagcgggtccgataaTGGGGAGGACCTTGATGGAG